Within the Leisingera thetidis genome, the region CCGGGCTGCGGGTGCTGGGCGCAAACCACGGCGGCTCCCGCCACGGGGTCTTCACCAGCCGCCCCGGCGTCCTGAGCACCGACTTCTTCACCAGCATCCTCGACATGGGCGTGCAGTGGAAGCCGGCAGGCGACGGCACCTATGAGGGCCGCGACCGCGCCAGCGGCGATGTGAAATGGACCGCCACCCGCGCCGATCTGGTGTTCGGCTCCAACTCGCAGCTGCGGGCACTGGCCGAGGTCTATGCGCAGGATGGATCGGAGGAGACCTTTGTGCGCGACTTTGTTGCCGCCTGGACCAAAGTGATGAACGCGGACCGGTTCGATCTGGCCGCGTAAGACCTGCTGAGACCGAAAAAGAAGGCGCTCGGGACACCCCGGGCGCCTTTGCCGTTACACGGCCTGTGAACAACACTGAGGGCAGCGCCTGGCCATCGGCGGGCGCATAAGCGCCCTCCCGCGGGGAGGGCCGGGCGCTGCCCGGCCAGCCGGCCGGGCAGTCCCGCAGCACTATCCCGGTGCTTACTCCGCAGCGATGGCAGCAGCCCCCTGCCCGAATTCGATCACCCGGGTTTCAGACGTGTAGTCCGACTCGATGATCAAAATGGCCAGCAGGCCGATCACCGCCAGCGGCGGCAGCAGGATGGCATAGATCAGCGCCAGCCGCTCCCAGGCCATGTGCATGAAGACGGCAATGATCAGCCCCGCCTTCAGCGTCATGAAGATCAGGATCAGGCTCCAGCGCAAGAGCCCCTGCAGCTGGGCATAATCCACCCAGTAGGAGGCGGCGCTGAGGACGAACAGCAGCCCCCAGACGACGAAGTAGAGCTTGATCGGGTGCTGCTGGCCTTCGTCGTGCGCCATCTCTCCGGCCTCAACGGTTTGCGGTGAATGTGTCATGGCTGCCCCCTACCACAGATAGAAGAATGCAAAGATGAAGACCCAGACCAGGTCGACGAAGTGCCAGTAGAGCCCCATGATCTCCACCGCCTCGTAATCGCCGTTTCCGGCCGACATCCAGCTGCGCTGGTCGCGGTCGAAATCGCCGCGCCAGACCCGGCGGGCAACGATAATCAGGAAGATCACCCCGATGGTCACATGGGTGCCGTGAAAGCCGGTGATCATGAAGAAGCTGGCGCCGAACTGCTCGGCCCCCCAGGGGTTGCCCCAGGGACGGACGCCCTCGGAGATCAGCTTGGACCACTCGAACGCCTGCATCCCCACAAAGGCGGCACCCAGCGCGGCGGTGGCCAGCATCAGCGCAGCGGTGGCCTTGCGCGCCTTGCGGTAGGCGCAGTTCACCGCCATCGCCATGGTGCCGGAGGAGGAGATCAGCACGAAGGTCATGATGGCGATCAGGATCAGCGGCAGGTTTGCACCGCCGATGTGCAGCGCAAACACCTCGCTGGCGTTGGGCCAGTCCACGGTGGTGGTATTGCGGGCGTTCAGATAGGCCACCAGGAAGCAGGCAAAGATGAAGGTGTCGCTGAGCAGCAGGATCCACATCATCGCCTTGCCCCAGGAGACCTTCTTGAACACCCGCTGGTCCGAGCCCCAGTCGGCGGCAAAGCCGCTGTGGCCCTGTTGCGCCAGAGTCTGTTCCTGGCCTTGAAGTTTGCTCTCCATCTCTCCTCCCCCTTATCCCACCGCGGCGCGGCACAGCGCCAGAAACGCGTTGCCCCAGCCCTGCAGCAGCGCAAACAGCATCAGCCAGAAGGCCAGCAGCGCGTGCCAGTAGAGCGCGCAGAGCCGTACCCCCGGCAGCAGCGCCTTCACATCCCCGGCGCCGGCGTGGCGCAGGCTGACGGCCGCCAGCGCGATGATGCCGCCCAGCATGTGCAGGCCGTGCAATCCGGTGATCAGGTAGAAAAAGCTCGCCGCCGGGGTGCCGTCCAGCCGGTAGCCGCCCGCGGCCAGCGTGATCCACACCTGCACCTGGCCGGCCAGAAAGGCGAGCGTGGCGATGCTGGCGGCGATCAGGCTGGCGCGCAGCCAGCGCCGGGTGCCGGCCCGTGCCGAGATCACCACGAATTGCAGGAAGACGCTGGCCAGCAGCAGCAGCGCGGTATTGAGCCAGACCCGCCCCGGCAGCGGCACCAGCTCCCACGGTGTTTCGTCGATCTGCATGACAAAGGCGCTGCCCAGCATGGCAAACAGCCCGCCGACCACCACCAGAAAGACGGCGATGAAGATGATGCCGGGCGCGCGGCCCGGCCCGTGTCCCGCCAGAGGGGCAATGCCGGTTTCCAGCCAGGGCTTGGAGGCCAGGCGCTGCTGCGACAGCCACAGGCCGGCAGCCAGGGCGACCAGCGCCAGGAAGGCGAGGATGACCGTCACAGCCGCCTGTCCTCCGCCTGTGAGACCCAGGGGTCGTTCTGGGCGATGTAATCCTCGGCCGCGCCCGGCACGCTGTAGTCATAGGCCCAGCGGTAGACAT harbors:
- a CDS encoding cytochrome C oxidase subunit IV family protein, which encodes MTHSPQTVEAGEMAHDEGQQHPIKLYFVVWGLLFVLSAASYWVDYAQLQGLLRWSLILIFMTLKAGLIIAVFMHMAWERLALIYAILLPPLAVIGLLAILIIESDYTSETRVIEFGQGAAAIAAE
- a CDS encoding heme-copper oxidase subunit III family protein; this translates as MESKLQGQEQTLAQQGHSGFAADWGSDQRVFKKVSWGKAMMWILLLSDTFIFACFLVAYLNARNTTTVDWPNASEVFALHIGGANLPLILIAIMTFVLISSSGTMAMAVNCAYRKARKATAALMLATAALGAAFVGMQAFEWSKLISEGVRPWGNPWGAEQFGASFFMITGFHGTHVTIGVIFLIIVARRVWRGDFDRDQRSWMSAGNGDYEAVEIMGLYWHFVDLVWVFIFAFFYLW
- a CDS encoding cytochrome c oxidase subunit 3, which translates into the protein MTVILAFLALVALAAGLWLSQQRLASKPWLETGIAPLAGHGPGRAPGIIFIAVFLVVVGGLFAMLGSAFVMQIDETPWELVPLPGRVWLNTALLLLASVFLQFVVISARAGTRRWLRASLIAASIATLAFLAGQVQVWITLAAGGYRLDGTPAASFFYLITGLHGLHMLGGIIALAAVSLRHAGAGDVKALLPGVRLCALYWHALLAFWLMLFALLQGWGNAFLALCRAAVG